Proteins from a genomic interval of Diospyros lotus cultivar Yz01 chromosome 6, ASM1463336v1, whole genome shotgun sequence:
- the LOC127803241 gene encoding NAC transcription factor 32-like, which yields MMMMMSTSNNSIRSSSGGSDELELPPGFRFHPTDEELVIHYLCRKCAGLPFAIPIIAEIELYKFHPWELPAMALYGEKEWYFFSPRDRKYPNGSRPNRAAGTGYWKATGTDKQIGRPKPSGIKKALVFYAGKAPTGRKTNWIMHEYRLANVDRSAANGKKLRLDDWVLCRIYNKRGNMENYCGVAGVDQPKLGAMPPAVKDLAHHSELTSVADSHSSGSDVGESNPVPEKEVQSGLWMWNVDDLEKALNFQCYYTDTTFRQDFPVASHQVQAQAQAQAQAQPSPLHDIFMYKPPKPLL from the exons atgatgatgatgatgagtacGAGTAACAATAGTATACGTAGCAGCAGCGGCGGCAGTGATGAGCTGGAGCTGCCGCCGGGATTCCGATTCCATCCGACGGACGAGGAGCTCGTCATCCACTATTTATGCCGGAAATGCGCCGGACTGCCCTTCGCCATCCCCATCATTGCCGAGATTGAGCTCTACAAGTTTCATCCATGGGAGTTACCTGCTATGGCTCTTTATGGTGAAAAGGAGTGGTATTTTTTCTCGCCCAGAGACCGCAAGTACCCAAACGGTTCAAGACCGAACAGGGCGGCGGGAACAGGGTACTGGAAGGCCACCGGCACTGACAAGCAAATCGGTCGGCCGAAGCCCTCTGGGATCAAGAAGGCACTCGTTTTCTACGCCGGAAAAGCCCCCACTGGCCGCAAGACCAATTGGATTATGCACGAGTACCGCTTGGCAAACGTCGACCGATCCGCCGCCAACGGAAAAAAATTAAGG CTTGACGATTGGGTGCTATGTCGTATATACAACAAAAGGGGTAATATGGAGAATTATTGTGGGGTTGCTGGAGTGGATCAGCCAAAGCTTGGGGCAATGCCGCCGGCGGTGAAGGATTTGGCGCATCATTCTGAGTTGACCTCGGTGGCGGACTCACATTCGAGTGGCTCCGACGTCGGCGAGTCTAATCCTGTGCCGGAGAAAGAGGTTCAGAGCGGGCTATGGATGTGGAACGTTGATGACTTGGAGAAAGCCCTCAATTTTCAGTGTTATTACACGGATACCACCTTTCGCCAAGACTTTCCTGTTGCATCTCATCAGGTTCAGGCTCAGGCTCAGGCTCAGGCTCAGGCTCAGCCTTCCCCATTGCATGACATATTCATGTACAAGCCGCCCAAGCCACTCTTATAG